From Weissella confusa, a single genomic window includes:
- a CDS encoding SpaA isopeptide-forming pilin-related protein: MAKWKNALLISTIVAPIAFGAGPIGNALADAVNDQGKTSTMLTDVTVHKYLNATDKGNDYYWGNGEVTGNPFDVSPNTEGWEKAKDGYVFTAYALPGDVISGFSLGDEPTISTTKILDALSGDQKARLSADVITALTNVTWADVLDTVNNAEDAPQKSNITTPLKDTVSSWSIVFDMNKSSLIDDVQAALAAAATKADGTLDSAKTQTQTTDEHGDATFDNLGSNEWIIFETDHPGTDTSLTSAVPMVLNLPMMKESGGWFGNSSATAVNLYPKDYAETGDLTVEKVDGETNKPVEDAEFIMFELPTGVTSDQVQAFVKDEARIKLNTADLIAALKAQFSGITTVQEATTGEDGKAKFSNVEANKTYIVMESDVTNAFSDDVEAGGYSEDATVHVVETQMTDPTDTNANDKTVYFVNGVLNVDNWDKPGIDKEINVQNPVDVNGAAPDFTVFDDNDFKVGLSRGEAFQYSVDTEVNGNLAAAGGYSQYSVTDTFDHQIDITDFTLGAWNGTTFTPLAKVTLQVWDTKANGGAGDWVSQDTDGGFSGSYDASKGYHPVIEAASGWDASWGDVDDFFTVSGEPSTYTMPAGGGAVVDPESGEFTITLTPNATTGDLSGNKLAEALVSGSLANDKSTEDSAMRVVMNAQLNSSATVGTINNDAQLTSKPVNGTPDKPEDSSKTFDAGWEFVKTDGDDQPLAGAGFDLSRVLTDADIKGDSTQYDRFLNQYSGIAHMLASGAQTDAVITSASDLDPAAIPVLAQMAEDLKAYGEANGTWQVTNNDQEAALATLLADSNPSQNDLAVAMYNVLQKQTDGLHSGQTVYFAHLDENGLPVDEMDKTTEMGDVLWTVYPALATTHVTDDKGYFQYCGLATGPYTLTETKTPEGYQTVDQIKFYLMNPAYDYITSLGSIGDDAIVADLESKYELKNSEAKQLLADYKADMAAYEGVKDEYKLLNGQVSDDAITGNADSAGHIGVGNVQIKNYEKSIFPLVGGIGTLFAVIAGLLAMGLALLKRKKDMKNEA; encoded by the coding sequence ATGGCTAAATGGAAGAATGCTTTGTTGATTTCAACAATCGTTGCACCTATTGCTTTTGGGGCTGGACCTATTGGGAATGCTCTTGCTGATGCTGTTAACGATCAAGGGAAGACATCAACGATGTTGACTGATGTTACTGTACACAAGTACTTGAATGCAACTGACAAGGGGAATGACTACTACTGGGGAAATGGTGAAGTTACTGGTAACCCATTTGATGTATCACCAAATACTGAAGGTTGGGAAAAGGCTAAGGATGGTTACGTATTTACGGCGTATGCTTTGCCTGGTGATGTGATCTCAGGATTTAGTCTAGGCGATGAACCAACAATTTCAACGACAAAGATTCTTGATGCGTTGTCTGGTGACCAAAAGGCACGGTTGAGTGCAGATGTTATCACAGCCCTAACGAACGTTACATGGGCAGATGTGCTTGACACTGTAAATAACGCTGAAGATGCACCCCAAAAGTCAAATATCACAACGCCTTTGAAAGATACTGTTAGTTCATGGTCAATTGTGTTTGACATGAACAAGAGTAGTTTGATTGATGATGTGCAAGCAGCTCTCGCAGCAGCTGCCACTAAGGCGGATGGTACACTTGATTCTGCGAAAACACAGACACAAACAACGGATGAGCATGGCGATGCGACGTTCGATAATCTTGGTTCAAATGAGTGGATTATTTTTGAAACGGATCACCCTGGAACTGATACGTCATTGACGAGCGCTGTTCCTATGGTATTGAACTTGCCAATGATGAAGGAGAGCGGTGGATGGTTTGGTAATTCGTCAGCAACGGCGGTTAACTTGTATCCAAAGGACTACGCCGAAACAGGTGATTTGACTGTTGAAAAGGTGGACGGTGAAACGAACAAGCCTGTTGAAGATGCTGAATTTATTATGTTCGAGCTTCCAACTGGCGTGACGTCTGATCAAGTTCAAGCCTTTGTTAAGGATGAAGCACGCATTAAGCTGAACACAGCTGATTTGATTGCGGCATTGAAGGCTCAGTTCTCAGGTATCACTACTGTCCAAGAAGCAACGACTGGTGAGGATGGAAAGGCTAAGTTTAGCAACGTTGAGGCGAACAAGACTTACATCGTAATGGAATCAGATGTAACAAATGCATTCTCAGATGATGTAGAGGCGGGTGGCTATTCAGAAGATGCCACAGTTCACGTTGTTGAGACGCAAATGACTGATCCAACTGATACGAATGCAAATGACAAGACGGTATACTTTGTTAACGGTGTTTTGAATGTAGATAACTGGGATAAGCCAGGAATTGACAAGGAAATCAACGTTCAAAATCCAGTTGATGTAAATGGTGCTGCGCCTGATTTCACAGTCTTTGATGACAATGATTTCAAGGTTGGTCTTTCACGTGGTGAGGCCTTCCAATACTCAGTTGATACTGAAGTAAACGGAAATTTGGCTGCCGCTGGTGGATACTCACAATACTCAGTAACAGATACATTTGATCACCAAATCGATATCACTGACTTTACGTTGGGTGCATGGAATGGAACGACATTCACTCCATTAGCTAAGGTAACGTTGCAAGTTTGGGATACGAAGGCGAATGGCGGTGCCGGCGACTGGGTAAGTCAAGACACTGACGGTGGATTTAGTGGATCGTACGACGCGTCTAAGGGATATCACCCAGTGATTGAAGCTGCTTCAGGTTGGGATGCTTCATGGGGTGATGTTGATGACTTCTTCACAGTTTCTGGTGAGCCTTCAACATACACGATGCCAGCTGGCGGTGGAGCTGTTGTAGACCCTGAATCAGGTGAGTTTACTATTACATTGACACCAAATGCAACAACTGGTGATTTGTCAGGAAACAAGCTTGCTGAGGCTCTTGTATCTGGTAGTCTAGCAAACGATAAGTCTACTGAGGATTCAGCAATGCGTGTTGTTATGAATGCACAATTGAATTCATCAGCAACCGTTGGTACTATCAACAACGACGCGCAATTGACATCAAAGCCAGTGAACGGAACTCCTGACAAGCCAGAAGACTCATCAAAGACATTTGATGCTGGTTGGGAATTCGTAAAGACTGATGGGGATGATCAACCATTGGCGGGCGCAGGATTTGACCTTTCTCGTGTATTGACGGATGCTGATATTAAGGGTGATAGCACACAATACGATCGTTTCTTGAACCAATACAGCGGAATTGCGCACATGCTAGCTAGTGGTGCACAAACTGACGCTGTGATTACTTCAGCATCAGATCTTGACCCAGCTGCAATTCCAGTTTTGGCACAAATGGCGGAAGACTTGAAGGCATATGGTGAGGCTAACGGAACTTGGCAAGTAACTAACAATGACCAAGAGGCCGCTTTGGCTACTTTGTTGGCTGATTCTAACCCATCACAAAATGATTTGGCAGTTGCAATGTACAACGTCCTACAAAAGCAAACGGATGGACTACACTCTGGTCAAACAGTATACTTCGCTCACCTTGATGAGAACGGTTTGCCAGTAGACGAGATGGATAAGACAACGGAAATGGGAGACGTTCTTTGGACGGTATACCCTGCTCTTGCAACGACTCACGTAACGGACGATAAGGGTTACTTCCAATACTGCGGTTTGGCAACGGGACCTTACACTTTGACTGAAACGAAGACTCCTGAGGGGTACCAAACTGTCGACCAAATTAAGTTCTACTTGATGAACCCAGCATACGATTACATCACATCACTTGGTTCTATCGGTGACGATGCTATTGTTGCTGATCTTGAGTCAAAGTATGAGTTAAAGAATTCAGAGGCGAAGCAATTGCTTGCCGACTACAAGGCAGATATGGCTGCATACGAAGGCGTTAAGGATGAGTACAAGTTGTTGAATGGTCAAGTATCTGACGATGCGATTACTGGAAATGCAGATTCTGCTGGACACATTGGTGTTGGTAACGTCCAAATCAAGAACTACGAGAAGTCAATCTTCCCACTTGTTGGTGGAATCGGTACGTTGTTCGCAGTGATTGCTGGATTGTTGGCAATGGGACTTGCATTGTTGAAGCGTAAGAAGGATATGAAGAACGAAGCTTAA
- a CDS encoding SpaA isopeptide-forming pilin-related protein: MAKWKNIALISTIVAPIAFGVGDAFAQADRPGTEGTTVVLHKKMQQGNGTTNGDSEAVYWGNGKATNWFDENKWVGEADVKFTAFSIPKSVISLKDGEPVITGDKIPGTEVAWNSVLKVTPGADITAYKEGSSNKLDYAIEFTATANMNEDQLRAAMEDAKYATVPFGKTNADGETTNDLTNGNWIILEDTKKPDVETRAAPMVLSLPMLDEEGWFGTSTPLNLYPKNYTDTADLTVVKEDGDTKKAGVAGALIGLFDLTDQGKTDLEAAIKAGLLSKSSDDILAWIKAHEATGVDLLYSGVTTDKGYKFTNLKPGAQYFVLELQAPKGYLVNGKLQEVNIDPASDGYDKDDLTVGTDANDTSVYRHGGVYKFANYDEPDLDKDINVLKPAAVTDLIVNGYDKEGNPIYDNKNADYSQTFVDNDTDFGVSRGKAYNYTVDLETNADLGTYTKFGITDNIPYQVNINSWTMYGRFGEGGVVDLGSEEEGLVPLIQAVDPDGDTPDHSTTDGLHQPSTPYDTDKGTGVSFKFYNQDAADAFNYPGTVYAEGDPEYKQSLKDQTAWISANLIHMYGFNGQYSFDAKNQAVQFDAKGDTTKLKNGEMNIDFSEKFLQDYSHLTKFGALTEQGVSSSIVFKMNAQTNSAAQANVGGTNKNVTEGVTPQTNMINNFVTFKYDNGFVSGSMYDQSQTNAVGWEFQKTDSKGNPVSGAGFDLGRLVTKENVENVISQLIGNKNNGNVVSDETKIHMADKMGFTGNNAAKITQVTNYLDGQADVLRKAVADGSETFVWFIHLTAAADASGNKQPIVDAMDSHMEMGDIYWVTDKRWATTHLSGVDRGYFQYCGVADGNYVLHEEITPKGYKQMDDLKFTIGANDSFYVNADGTAKNKEYPTVTSAGDNQQMPFDNQITGRVGEDATAEDNWASIKNYKKSVLPVVGGVGALSLFFIGAIAMIASYIKRKTDMREN, encoded by the coding sequence ATGGCGAAGTGGAAAAATATTGCTTTAATTAGTACGATTGTGGCGCCGATTGCGTTTGGTGTGGGTGACGCCTTTGCGCAAGCAGATCGACCAGGTACTGAAGGTACAACGGTGGTTTTGCACAAGAAGATGCAACAGGGTAACGGTACAACAAACGGCGATTCAGAAGCCGTGTACTGGGGAAATGGTAAGGCAACAAACTGGTTTGATGAGAATAAGTGGGTTGGAGAAGCTGATGTTAAGTTTACGGCGTTCAGCATTCCTAAGTCAGTTATCTCATTGAAGGATGGTGAGCCGGTTATTACCGGGGATAAGATTCCTGGGACTGAGGTAGCTTGGAATTCAGTTTTGAAGGTAACTCCTGGAGCTGACATTACGGCTTATAAGGAAGGTTCATCTAACAAGTTGGATTATGCCATCGAGTTCACTGCAACTGCTAACATGAATGAAGATCAATTGCGTGCCGCAATGGAAGATGCAAAGTACGCAACAGTTCCTTTTGGAAAGACCAATGCAGATGGTGAAACAACAAACGATTTGACGAATGGTAACTGGATTATCTTGGAAGATACTAAGAAGCCAGATGTAGAAACGCGTGCCGCACCAATGGTCTTGAGCTTACCAATGTTGGATGAGGAAGGCTGGTTCGGTACATCAACGCCATTGAACTTGTATCCAAAGAATTACACGGATACGGCTGACCTAACTGTTGTTAAGGAAGACGGAGACACAAAGAAGGCTGGTGTTGCCGGTGCTTTGATTGGTTTGTTTGATTTGACAGATCAAGGAAAGACTGACTTGGAAGCAGCAATTAAGGCTGGTTTGTTGAGCAAGTCAAGCGATGACATCTTGGCATGGATCAAGGCGCATGAAGCAACTGGTGTAGACTTGTTGTATTCAGGTGTGACGACTGACAAGGGTTACAAGTTCACGAACTTGAAGCCAGGTGCCCAATACTTTGTGCTTGAGTTGCAAGCGCCAAAGGGATACTTGGTCAACGGTAAGCTACAAGAGGTTAACATTGATCCAGCCAGCGATGGTTATGATAAGGATGATTTGACGGTTGGAACAGATGCGAACGACACGTCAGTTTACCGTCACGGTGGTGTCTACAAGTTCGCCAACTATGACGAACCTGACCTAGACAAGGACATCAATGTCTTGAAGCCGGCAGCCGTAACTGATTTGATTGTTAACGGTTACGACAAGGAAGGTAACCCAATCTACGACAACAAGAATGCCGATTATAGTCAAACATTCGTTGATAACGATACGGATTTTGGAGTTTCTCGTGGTAAGGCCTACAACTACACGGTTGACCTTGAAACGAACGCCGATTTGGGCACATACACAAAGTTTGGTATCACGGATAACATTCCATACCAAGTGAACATCAACAGTTGGACAATGTACGGTCGCTTCGGTGAAGGTGGCGTTGTTGATTTGGGTAGCGAAGAAGAAGGACTTGTGCCATTGATTCAAGCCGTCGACCCTGACGGTGACACACCTGACCACTCAACGACAGACGGATTGCACCAACCATCAACGCCTTATGATACTGATAAGGGAACGGGTGTTTCATTTAAGTTCTACAACCAAGACGCAGCTGATGCCTTTAACTATCCAGGAACTGTTTATGCTGAAGGGGATCCTGAATACAAGCAATCATTGAAGGATCAAACAGCTTGGATTTCAGCTAACTTGATTCACATGTACGGGTTCAACGGTCAATACTCATTTGATGCCAAGAACCAAGCTGTTCAATTTGATGCCAAGGGTGACACAACAAAGTTGAAGAACGGTGAGATGAACATCGACTTCAGTGAGAAGTTCTTGCAAGATTATTCTCACTTGACGAAGTTCGGCGCATTGACGGAGCAAGGTGTTTCATCAAGTATCGTATTTAAGATGAACGCGCAAACGAACTCAGCTGCACAAGCAAACGTTGGTGGCACAAACAAGAATGTTACTGAAGGTGTAACGCCTCAAACGAACATGATTAACAACTTCGTTACGTTCAAGTATGATAACGGGTTCGTATCAGGTTCAATGTACGACCAATCACAAACGAACGCGGTTGGTTGGGAATTCCAAAAGACTGACTCGAAGGGTAACCCAGTCAGTGGTGCCGGATTTGACTTGGGCCGTTTGGTAACGAAGGAAAACGTTGAAAATGTTATCTCTCAATTGATTGGTAACAAGAACAACGGAAACGTCGTATCTGATGAGACCAAGATTCACATGGCCGACAAGATGGGATTCACTGGTAACAACGCTGCTAAGATTACCCAAGTAACGAATTACTTGGATGGTCAAGCGGATGTCCTTCGTAAGGCGGTTGCCGATGGATCAGAAACATTTGTTTGGTTCATTCACTTGACGGCAGCAGCTGATGCAAGTGGCAACAAGCAACCAATCGTTGATGCCATGGATTCACACATGGAAATGGGTGATATCTACTGGGTAACGGATAAGCGTTGGGCAACGACCCACTTGTCTGGTGTTGATCGTGGTTACTTCCAATACTGTGGAGTTGCCGATGGTAACTACGTCTTGCACGAAGAAATCACACCTAAGGGTTACAAGCAAATGGATGACTTGAAGTTCACAATTGGTGCTAACGATTCATTCTATGTGAATGCTGATGGTACTGCTAAGAACAAGGAGTACCCAACGGTAACGTCTGCTGGTGATAACCAACAAATGCCATTTGATAACCAAATCACTGGCCGCGTTGGTGAAGATGCAACGGCTGAAGATAACTGGGCTTCAATCAAGAACTACAAGAAGTCAGTATTGCCAGTTGTTGGTGGAGTTGGTGCGTTGAGCTTGTTCTTCATCGGAGCAATTGCAATGATCGCCTCATACATCAAGCGTAAGACGGATATGCGCGAAAACTAA
- a CDS encoding DUF4811 domain-containing protein encodes MILLLVLGIVIVVVGILRSVKHDSIRWVPIIIGTVLAVLMGVGLYTAHHSNFLLTKVPLDKTQEIKPASELLDFKFITTEKGSNGENRYTYKVGNKAYQTLTQNAETTVKTGDKATLETIVTTYQAKSLFSRFMLFGETKLKTGKTNYVLTVPKNWDVLTSTQVKELQKMVKDSNNGITDEVANQVKKQFADRAKDDENFLKDKDAQQKLQTEIVNKVKSERQANLEKALNEKIQSWQ; translated from the coding sequence ATGATTTTGTTGTTGGTATTAGGAATCGTTATTGTGGTTGTTGGCATTTTGCGTTCAGTTAAGCATGATTCGATTCGATGGGTACCGATTATTATCGGTACAGTGTTGGCCGTTTTGATGGGCGTTGGTTTGTATACGGCGCATCACTCAAACTTTTTGTTGACGAAGGTGCCACTAGATAAGACCCAAGAAATTAAGCCAGCATCAGAATTGTTGGACTTCAAGTTTATTACCACTGAAAAGGGTAGCAACGGTGAAAACCGCTACACTTACAAGGTCGGTAACAAGGCTTACCAAACGTTGACGCAAAACGCTGAAACGACCGTTAAGACGGGTGATAAGGCCACGTTGGAAACGATTGTGACGACGTACCAAGCCAAGTCATTGTTCAGCCGCTTCATGCTCTTTGGCGAAACCAAGTTGAAGACTGGTAAGACGAATTATGTGTTGACGGTGCCAAAGAACTGGGATGTGCTCACATCAACGCAGGTCAAGGAATTGCAAAAGATGGTCAAGGATAGCAACAACGGGATTACCGATGAAGTTGCGAACCAAGTCAAAAAGCAATTTGCTGATCGTGCCAAGGATGATGAGAACTTCCTAAAGGATAAGGACGCTCAACAAAAGCTCCAAACTGAAATTGTGAACAAGGTAAAGTCAGAGCGCCAAGCTAATCTTGAGAAGGCTTTGAACGAAAAAATTCAAAGTTGGCAATAA
- a CDS encoding polysaccharide pyruvyl transferase family protein: MVNKFGEWIHKRILWRWTIRPQLKQQLLNLDMNLPTVFYIGMPEHGDLGDHAVSYATELFLRTNLPEHQIVKVPAEATTEALPLIHRIIQPDNLVLLHGGGIIGDRELVEENLRRSVVAWLKDQPMIQLPQSMFFNSVREREISKQVYNTAERMVMLARDEKALQDLTQLLLCPAMLIPDMILHLSGRLAASRKPRNGAMLMLHASGNDFRRATQEQVREMVSDLFGRVTEEDYLNTKHLHLSGHKRDTTLRECWRAMSGYEVLITDEIHGLLFGLITQTPTVAIAEESGLMGAMFEAWCTAVPWITLWSPNDGPLDVAIVDVLRADVSPVDYAPQFAPLQYYLSNFRPIQN; the protein is encoded by the coding sequence ATGGTTAATAAATTTGGAGAATGGATACATAAGCGTATCTTGTGGCGATGGACGATTCGACCACAATTAAAACAACAACTTTTAAATCTTGATATGAACTTGCCTACGGTTTTCTACATTGGTATGCCAGAACACGGGGACTTAGGTGATCACGCAGTTTCGTATGCCACGGAATTGTTTTTGCGAACGAATTTGCCGGAACACCAAATTGTGAAGGTGCCAGCTGAGGCGACAACTGAAGCGTTGCCGCTAATTCATCGCATTATCCAACCGGACAACTTGGTTTTGCTCCATGGTGGTGGCATCATTGGTGATCGTGAATTGGTTGAAGAGAATTTGCGCCGTTCAGTCGTGGCTTGGTTGAAAGATCAACCGATGATTCAATTACCGCAATCAATGTTTTTCAACAGCGTACGCGAACGTGAAATTTCAAAGCAAGTGTATAACACAGCTGAGCGCATGGTTATGTTAGCGCGTGATGAAAAAGCGCTACAAGATTTAACGCAATTATTGCTGTGCCCAGCAATGTTAATTCCAGATATGATTTTGCACTTGAGTGGGCGTTTGGCAGCAAGTCGTAAGCCTAGAAATGGCGCTATGTTGATGTTGCATGCGTCTGGTAATGATTTCCGCCGGGCAACGCAAGAACAGGTCAGAGAGATGGTTAGCGACCTCTTTGGCCGTGTGACGGAAGAAGACTACTTGAATACCAAGCATTTGCATCTGAGTGGTCATAAGCGCGATACAACGCTGCGTGAATGCTGGCGTGCGATGTCTGGTTACGAGGTATTGATCACAGATGAAATACATGGACTACTGTTCGGTTTGATTACGCAAACGCCAACGGTCGCCATTGCAGAAGAGTCTGGCCTAATGGGCGCTATGTTTGAAGCGTGGTGTACGGCAGTGCCGTGGATTACCCTTTGGTCGCCAAATGATGGACCGCTGGATGTGGCGATTGTAGACGTGCTTCGTGCCGATGTTTCACCGGTTGATTACGCGCCACAATTTGCGCCATTGCAGTATTATCTGTCTAATTTCCGCCCTATCCAAAATTAA
- a CDS encoding phosphoketolase — protein sequence MAVDFDSKEYLAKVDAWWRATNYLSAGMIFLKSNPLFSVTNTPITVEDVKVKPIGHWGTISGQTFLYAHANRLINKYDLDMFYIGGPGHGGQVMVTNSYLDGSYTENYPEITQDVEGMSRLFKRFSFPGGIGSHMTAQTPGSLHEGGELGYSLSHATGAVLDNPNQIAFTVIGDGEVETGPSMTAWHSIKFLNPKNDGAVLPILDLNGFKISNPTIFSRMSDEEITKFFEGLGWSPRFIENDDIHDYMAYHEKAANVLDKAIEDIQAIQKDARENGRYEDGEIAAWPVIIARLPKGWGGPTHDQSGMPIEDSFRAHQVPLPLSSKKMETLPQFEEWMNSYKPAELFNEDGSLKSELAEMAPKGDKRMASNPIANGGRRRGEEAQDLALPDWKQFANDINESNRGTELADSKRNMDMNVLSGFFAEISKMNPTSFRIFGPDETMSNRLWDMFEVTNRQWMEEVKEPNDQYEAHEGRILDAQLSEHQAEGWLEAYTLTGRVGVFASYESFLRVVDSMITQHFKWLRHASEQSWRNDYPSLNLISTSTVFQQDHNGYTHQDPGILTHLAEKKSDFVRQYLPADGNTLLAVFGRAFTERHKVNHIVASKQPRQQWFSVEEAQELATEGLKAIDWASTVAEGEQADIVFASAGVEPTIETLAALNLVNDAFPAVKMRYVNVVELHRLQNKNGEMNHERALSDDKFNALFGESGTPVVFGFHGYEDLIESIFYERQHLGLHVHGYREDGDITTTYDMRVYSKLDRFNQAKDAVAVLAANGVVSADEAAAFDKKMDDILAKHFEVTRNEGRDIEEFTDWKWTALKK from the coding sequence ATGGCAGTAGATTTTGATTCAAAGGAATACCTTGCTAAGGTTGATGCTTGGTGGCGTGCTACCAACTACCTTTCAGCAGGTATGATCTTTTTGAAGAGCAACCCATTGTTCTCAGTTACGAACACACCAATTACGGTGGAAGACGTTAAGGTTAAGCCTATCGGTCACTGGGGTACTATCTCAGGACAAACTTTCCTTTACGCACACGCAAACCGTTTGATCAACAAGTACGATCTAGACATGTTCTACATCGGTGGACCTGGTCACGGTGGACAAGTTATGGTTACGAACTCATACTTGGACGGTTCATACACTGAAAACTACCCTGAAATCACTCAAGATGTTGAGGGTATGTCACGTTTGTTCAAGCGTTTCTCATTCCCTGGTGGAATCGGATCACACATGACTGCACAAACGCCAGGTTCATTGCACGAAGGTGGAGAACTTGGATACTCATTGTCACACGCAACTGGTGCCGTTTTGGATAACCCAAACCAAATCGCATTTACTGTTATCGGTGACGGTGAAGTTGAAACTGGTCCTTCAATGACTGCTTGGCACTCAATCAAGTTCTTGAACCCTAAGAACGACGGTGCAGTTTTGCCAATCTTGGACTTGAACGGATTTAAGATTTCAAACCCAACGATCTTCTCACGTATGAGCGATGAAGAGATCACTAAGTTCTTCGAAGGTTTGGGATGGTCACCACGTTTCATCGAAAACGATGACATCCACGACTACATGGCATACCACGAAAAGGCAGCTAATGTCTTGGACAAGGCCATCGAGGACATCCAAGCAATCCAAAAGGACGCCCGTGAGAACGGTCGTTACGAAGACGGTGAAATTGCAGCATGGCCTGTAATCATCGCTCGTTTGCCAAAGGGTTGGGGTGGTCCTACTCACGACCAATCAGGAATGCCAATCGAAGATTCATTCCGTGCCCACCAAGTTCCACTTCCTTTGTCATCAAAGAAGATGGAAACGTTGCCACAATTCGAAGAGTGGATGAACTCATACAAGCCAGCTGAATTGTTCAACGAAGATGGTTCATTGAAGTCAGAATTGGCTGAAATGGCACCTAAGGGTGACAAGCGTATGGCTTCAAACCCAATCGCTAACGGTGGACGTCGTCGCGGTGAAGAAGCTCAAGATTTGGCTTTGCCAGATTGGAAGCAATTCGCTAACGACATCAACGAGTCAAACCGTGGAACTGAATTGGCTGACTCAAAGCGCAACATGGACATGAACGTGTTGTCAGGATTCTTCGCTGAAATCTCAAAGATGAACCCAACGTCATTCCGTATCTTCGGACCTGACGAGACGATGTCAAACCGTCTATGGGACATGTTCGAAGTAACGAACCGTCAATGGATGGAAGAAGTTAAGGAGCCAAACGACCAATACGAAGCCCACGAGGGACGTATCTTGGACGCTCAATTGTCAGAGCACCAAGCTGAAGGTTGGTTGGAAGCTTACACGTTGACTGGTCGTGTTGGTGTATTTGCATCATACGAATCATTCCTACGTGTAGTTGACTCAATGATTACTCAACACTTCAAGTGGTTGCGTCACGCCTCAGAGCAATCATGGCGTAACGATTACCCATCATTGAACTTGATCTCAACTTCAACTGTATTCCAACAAGACCACAACGGTTACACTCACCAAGATCCAGGTATCTTGACGCACTTGGCTGAAAAGAAGTCAGACTTCGTTCGTCAATACTTGCCAGCTGATGGTAACACTTTGTTGGCTGTCTTTGGTCGCGCATTTACTGAGCGTCACAAGGTTAACCACATCGTTGCTTCAAAGCAACCACGTCAACAATGGTTCTCAGTTGAAGAAGCTCAAGAATTGGCAACTGAAGGTTTGAAGGCTATTGACTGGGCTTCAACTGTTGCTGAAGGTGAGCAAGCTGACATCGTCTTCGCATCTGCTGGTGTTGAGCCAACGATCGAAACTTTGGCTGCTTTGAACTTGGTTAACGATGCATTCCCAGCCGTTAAGATGCGTTATGTAAACGTTGTTGAATTGCACCGTTTGCAAAACAAGAACGGTGAGATGAACCACGAGCGCGCTTTGTCAGATGACAAGTTCAACGCTTTGTTCGGTGAGTCAGGAACGCCTGTTGTCTTCGGATTCCACGGATACGAAGACTTGATCGAGTCAATCTTCTACGAGCGTCAACACTTGGGATTGCACGTACACGGATACCGTGAAGATGGTGACATCACTACGACTTACGACATGCGTGTATACTCAAAGTTGGACCGCTTCAACCAAGCTAAGGACGCTGTTGCTGTCTTGGCTGCTAACGGAGTTGTTTCAGCTGACGAGGCTGCTGCATTCGACAAGAAGATGGATGACATCTTGGCAAAGCACTTCGAAGTTACTCGTAACGAAGGTCGCGACATCGAAGAGTTCACTGACTGGAAGTGGACTGCTTTGAAGAAGTAA
- a CDS encoding GntR family transcriptional regulator: protein MPTEVLYMKVLGDLKERIYKREFPNLKLPDERSLALSYDVSRSSIKRALNVLAQQGIIFKKRGSGTFVNPLYLKNQSMFHAIGNNLGVSDSFRFNGEAPAIQLLSFETEEANEETRLALFLEPGEQVYRIKRLRKLQDQAFMIENALVPVKLLPDLTSEDLGHSMFHYAEATTKKAVTKSFMTVTVEPSDEDDRSHLQLSEVEPVGVMAGIYFLDDGTPFEVGTMRVHYKYMRYNSFVSLDGE, encoded by the coding sequence ATGCCGACTGAAGTACTGTACATGAAAGTACTTGGGGATTTGAAGGAGCGCATCTACAAGCGCGAATTCCCAAACTTGAAATTGCCAGATGAACGCTCATTGGCCTTGTCTTATGACGTGTCACGTAGCTCAATCAAGCGTGCGTTGAACGTTTTGGCCCAGCAAGGAATTATCTTTAAGAAGCGTGGTTCAGGAACTTTCGTGAATCCGCTTTACCTCAAAAATCAATCAATGTTCCATGCGATTGGTAACAACTTGGGTGTTTCTGACTCGTTCCGCTTTAACGGTGAAGCACCTGCCATCCAACTGTTGTCATTTGAGACAGAAGAGGCCAACGAAGAAACGCGTTTGGCGCTGTTCTTGGAACCTGGTGAGCAGGTTTATCGCATCAAGCGTTTGCGTAAGTTGCAAGACCAAGCGTTCATGATTGAGAATGCCTTGGTGCCGGTTAAGCTGCTACCAGATTTGACTAGCGAAGACTTGGGCCACTCAATGTTCCACTATGCTGAGGCAACGACGAAGAAGGCTGTTACGAAGTCATTTATGACGGTGACGGTTGAACCATCTGACGAAGATGATCGCAGCCACTTGCAACTGAGTGAAGTCGAACCTGTCGGCGTGATGGCCGGAATTTACTTCCTTGATGACGGGACGCCATTTGAAGTTGGAACGATGCGTGTGCACTACAAGTACATGCGTTATAACAGTTTCGTCAGTTTGGATGGCGAATGA